Proteins found in one Litorihabitans aurantiacus genomic segment:
- the eccCa gene encoding type VII secretion protein EccCa has protein sequence MSVETGRVEAPPVPTGTIEVQAPPDLVKPEGGNNAAMTIMPVMGSVGSIAVITLGATGGGGVSTTRIMMGAAILVASIGFVVVNLIRQRSMHKAAVTGARREYLSYLAGLREDVRAAAGRQRVGSEWHMPRPEALALLAEEGTRVWERRAGDPDLLHVRVGTAQAPLSVSIEEAEPEPNAQPDPVAASAAHRFVTTHSVQTDLPSRIDLTSTSRVEVAGEDEAARALARAMLCHLATFASPAELRIAVVASPENLVHWEWAKWLPHAWSPSRTDGAGHVRVIGSDAEELLRMLPLGERGPFSIAAEQALPHVIVVTDGARLPRTHALAREDGLQGVTVVDLPQEWGDIADVHHTRLLLRPRSGREQDAAQHLSVVRYGVEAREGEADALSLVGAEAVARRLIRGGLPTEDDGGARTVTSAELVDLLGLGDVRDFTPREGWRPRSRRDRLRVPIGMTSHGAPLHLDIKESAEEGMGPHGLIIGATGSGKSEVLRTLVLALAMTHSSEDLNFVLVDFKGGATFAGMADMPHVSAIITNLGEELSLVDRMQDALQGEMTRRQELLRSAGNFTNVGEYTKARLGGRTDLPPLPALLIVCDEFSELLSAKPEFTDLFVAIGRLGRSLQMHLLLSSQRLEEGRLRGLESHLSYRIGLRTFSSAESRTVLGVPDAYTLPSIPGVGYLKPDTTSLIQFRAAYVSGPPPRRRRRRRRSSGDVRLTPFTAAPVQAPAQVVEAEPEPQGDPDDGRATFDIAVRRMKDGGPPAHQVWLPPLEVPLTFDELAPDLVVEPGRGLHSPGGARRATWWCRSVSWTVRSSSVARR, from the coding sequence ATGAGCGTGGAGACGGGCCGGGTCGAGGCCCCGCCGGTGCCGACCGGGACGATCGAGGTCCAGGCGCCGCCGGACCTGGTCAAGCCGGAGGGCGGCAACAACGCCGCGATGACGATCATGCCCGTGATGGGCAGCGTCGGTTCCATCGCGGTGATCACGCTCGGCGCGACCGGTGGCGGGGGTGTCTCCACCACGCGCATCATGATGGGCGCCGCCATCCTCGTGGCCTCGATCGGCTTCGTCGTGGTCAACCTGATCCGTCAGCGCTCGATGCACAAGGCGGCCGTGACGGGGGCGCGCCGGGAGTACCTGTCCTACCTCGCCGGGCTGCGGGAGGACGTCCGGGCGGCCGCCGGGCGGCAGCGCGTGGGCTCCGAGTGGCACATGCCGCGGCCGGAGGCGCTGGCGCTGCTGGCCGAAGAGGGCACCCGGGTGTGGGAGCGGCGGGCGGGCGATCCCGATCTGCTGCACGTGCGGGTCGGCACCGCCCAGGCCCCGCTGTCGGTGAGCATCGAGGAGGCCGAACCGGAGCCGAACGCCCAGCCCGACCCCGTCGCCGCGAGCGCCGCCCACCGCTTCGTCACCACCCACTCGGTGCAGACCGACCTGCCCTCGCGCATCGACCTCACCTCCACCTCGCGCGTCGAGGTCGCGGGTGAGGACGAGGCGGCCCGCGCGCTCGCCCGCGCGATGCTGTGCCACCTCGCGACGTTCGCCTCCCCCGCGGAGCTGCGGATCGCCGTCGTGGCCTCGCCCGAGAACCTGGTGCACTGGGAGTGGGCGAAGTGGCTGCCGCACGCGTGGTCGCCGAGCCGGACCGACGGCGCCGGGCACGTGCGCGTGATCGGGAGCGACGCCGAGGAGCTGCTCCGCATGCTGCCGCTGGGCGAGCGCGGCCCGTTCTCCATCGCGGCGGAGCAGGCGCTGCCGCACGTGATCGTCGTGACCGACGGCGCGCGCCTGCCGCGCACGCACGCCCTCGCCCGCGAGGACGGGCTGCAGGGCGTCACGGTGGTCGACCTGCCGCAGGAGTGGGGCGACATCGCCGACGTCCACCACACCCGGCTGCTGCTGCGCCCGAGGTCCGGTCGCGAGCAGGACGCCGCGCAGCACCTGAGCGTGGTGCGCTACGGCGTCGAGGCGCGCGAGGGCGAGGCCGACGCGCTCTCGCTCGTGGGCGCCGAGGCCGTCGCGCGGCGTCTCATCCGCGGCGGGCTGCCGACCGAGGACGACGGCGGGGCGCGCACCGTGACGTCGGCGGAGCTCGTGGACCTGCTCGGGCTGGGCGACGTGCGCGACTTCACGCCTCGCGAGGGGTGGCGGCCGCGCTCGCGGCGCGACCGGCTGCGCGTGCCGATCGGGATGACGAGCCACGGCGCCCCGCTGCACCTGGACATCAAGGAGTCGGCCGAGGAGGGCATGGGTCCGCACGGCCTGATCATCGGCGCCACCGGGTCGGGCAAGTCGGAGGTGCTGCGCACGCTGGTGCTGGCGCTCGCGATGACGCACTCCTCGGAGGACCTGAACTTCGTGCTCGTCGACTTCAAGGGTGGCGCGACGTTCGCGGGGATGGCGGACATGCCGCACGTCTCGGCGATCATCACGAACCTCGGCGAGGAGCTCTCGCTGGTCGACCGCATGCAGGACGCGCTGCAGGGCGAGATGACGCGGCGGCAGGAGCTGCTGCGCTCGGCGGGGAACTTCACGAACGTCGGCGAGTACACCAAGGCCCGCCTCGGCGGTCGCACGGACCTGCCGCCGCTGCCGGCGCTGCTGATCGTGTGCGACGAGTTCTCCGAGCTCCTCTCCGCCAAGCCCGAGTTCACGGACCTGTTCGTGGCGATCGGGCGCCTCGGGCGCTCGCTCCAGATGCACCTCCTGCTCTCCAGCCAGCGACTGGAGGAGGGCCGGCTGCGCGGGCTCGAGTCGCACCTGTCCTACCGGATCGGTCTGCGCACGTTCTCCTCGGCCGAGTCGCGCACCGTGCTGGGTGTGCCGGACGCGTACACGCTGCCGTCGATCCCCGGCGTCGGCTACCTCAAGCCCGACACCACCTCGCTCATCCAGTTCCGGGCGGCCTACGTCTCGGGTCCGCCGCCGCGCCGCCGGCGCCGCCGCCGACGCTCCTCCGGCGACGTGCGGCTGACGCCGTTCACGGCCGCCCCGGTGCAGGCGCCCGCGCAGGTCGTCGAGGCCGAACCGGAGCCGCAGGGCGATCCCGACGACGGCCGCGCGACGTTCGACATCGCGGTGCGGCGGATGAAGGACGGCGGTCCGCCGGCCCACCAGGTCTGGCTGCCCCCGCTCGAGGTGCCGCTGACGTTCGACGAGCTGGCGCCCGACCTCGTGGTGGAGCCCGGCCGCGGCCTGCACTCCCCGGGTGGCGCGCGGCGGGCGACATGGTGGTGCCGCTCGGTCTCGTGGACCGTCCGCTCGAGCAGCGTCGCGAGACGCTGA
- the eccCb gene encoding type VII secretion protein EccCb, with protein sequence MVVPLGLVDRPLEQRRETLTITLGGAAGHVGVIGAPRTGKSTMLRSIVTGIALTHTPLEAHFYVLDFGGGTFTPFRDLPHVASVTGRSEPDVVRRTVAEVTALVNAREQYFRDKGIDTVETYRARRKPGDPSGVDDGYGDIFLVVDGWTTLRNEFDDVEPQIQALAGRGLTFGLHVMLATGRWMDVRSQMKDAIGTRLELRLGDALDSEVDRKVAQQVPTDRPGRGLTPGKHHFLSALPRVDGDASPRTLGDGVSDLVQTVASAWDGPPGPKLRLLPELVTLDEVRAQAGPEETRVLLGVDEAALAPLALDVDANPHVVLLGDSGSGKSSFLRGVVSEVMRTRTPKQAQFVALDYRRALLGEIPQEYLNTYVTSHDDAVAQLKGLAEYLRTRMPGPDVTPAELRARSWWTGAEVFVLVDDYDLVATSAGNPLQALAPLFAQASDVGLHVIVTRRVGGASRALYDPVLQPMRDLAAPVVLLSGSPDEGALIGRLKARVTVPGRATIVTREAGAQVAQLAWVPPQHP encoded by the coding sequence ATGGTGGTGCCGCTCGGTCTCGTGGACCGTCCGCTCGAGCAGCGTCGCGAGACGCTGACGATCACGCTCGGCGGTGCCGCCGGCCACGTCGGCGTCATCGGCGCCCCGCGCACGGGCAAGAGCACGATGCTGCGCTCGATCGTCACCGGCATCGCGCTGACGCACACCCCGCTCGAGGCGCACTTCTACGTGCTCGACTTCGGCGGCGGGACGTTCACCCCGTTCCGCGACCTGCCGCACGTGGCGAGCGTGACGGGCCGCAGCGAGCCCGACGTCGTGCGGCGCACGGTGGCCGAGGTGACGGCCCTGGTCAACGCGCGGGAGCAGTACTTCCGCGACAAGGGGATCGACACGGTCGAGACGTACCGCGCGCGGCGCAAGCCGGGCGACCCCTCCGGCGTCGACGACGGCTACGGCGACATCTTCCTCGTGGTGGACGGCTGGACGACGCTGCGCAACGAGTTCGACGACGTCGAGCCGCAGATCCAGGCGCTCGCCGGGCGCGGGCTGACCTTCGGTCTGCACGTGATGCTCGCGACGGGCCGCTGGATGGACGTGCGCTCGCAGATGAAGGACGCGATCGGCACGCGGCTCGAGCTGCGGCTGGGCGACGCGCTGGACTCCGAGGTGGACCGCAAGGTCGCGCAGCAGGTGCCGACCGACCGGCCGGGCCGCGGCCTGACCCCCGGCAAGCACCACTTCCTGTCGGCCCTCCCCCGCGTCGACGGCGACGCGAGCCCCCGCACGCTGGGCGACGGCGTGAGCGACCTGGTGCAGACGGTCGCCTCCGCGTGGGACGGCCCGCCCGGACCGAAGCTGCGCCTGCTGCCCGAGCTGGTCACGCTGGACGAGGTCCGCGCGCAGGCCGGGCCGGAGGAGACGCGGGTGCTGCTCGGCGTCGACGAGGCGGCGCTGGCCCCGCTGGCGCTCGACGTCGACGCGAACCCGCACGTCGTGCTGCTCGGTGACAGCGGGTCGGGGAAGTCCTCCTTCCTGCGCGGCGTCGTGTCCGAGGTGATGCGCACCCGCACACCGAAGCAGGCGCAGTTCGTGGCGCTCGACTACCGCCGCGCGCTCCTGGGCGAGATCCCGCAGGAGTACCTCAACACCTACGTGACGTCGCACGACGACGCGGTGGCGCAGCTCAAGGGGCTCGCCGAGTACCTGCGCACCCGGATGCCCGGTCCGGACGTCACGCCGGCCGAGCTGCGGGCGCGCTCGTGGTGGACCGGGGCCGAGGTGTTCGTGCTGGTGGACGACTACGACCTGGTGGCGACGTCGGCCGGCAACCCCCTGCAGGCGCTCGCACCGCTGTTCGCGCAGGCGTCCGACGTCGGGCTGCACGTGATCGTCACGCGGCGCGTGGGTGGCGCGAGCCGGGCGCTGTACGACCCGGTGCTGCAGCCGATGCGCGACCTCGCGGCGCCGGTGGTGCTGCTCTCGGGCAGCCCGGACGAGGGTGCGCTGATCGGTCGTCTCAAGGCGCGGGTCACGGTCCCGGGCCGCGCGACGATCGTGACGCGGGAGGCCGGGGCGCAGGTGGCCCAGCTCGCGTGGGTGCCGCCGCAGCACCCCTGA